One region of Glycine max cultivar Williams 82 chromosome 9, Glycine_max_v4.0, whole genome shotgun sequence genomic DNA includes:
- the LOC100800915 gene encoding probable peroxygenase 4, giving the protein MASSESTKQEGVVGGIGEKLIPLHENVLQKHAAFFDKNHDGVIYPWETFQGLREIGNGILSSVGLSLFINLALSQTTRPGKFPSLLFPIEIKNIQLGKHGSDTGAYDTEGRFVPSKFEGIFTKHSHTHPNALTYDELKEMLKANREPKDFKGRIGGLVEWKVLYKLAKDKNGLLQKETIRSVYDGSLFEMLKKENSARKKN; this is encoded by the exons ATGGCTTCCTCAGAAAGCACAAAACAAGAGG GAGTAGTTGGTGGTATTGGGGAGAAACTCATTCCACTTCATGAAAATGTTCTGCAGAAGCATGCTGCATTCTTTGACAAGAATCACGATGGTGTTATTTACCCATGGGAGACATTTCAAG GCTTACGTGAAATTGGAAATGGGATCTTGTCGTCCGTTGGACTTTCTCTATTCATCAATTTGGCTCTTAGTCAAACCACTCGACCA GGAAAGTTTCCATCTCTACTTTTCCCAATAGAAATTAAGAATATCCAACTCGGCAAACACGGCAGTGACACTGGAGCCTATGATACTGAAGGAAG GTTTGTTCCTTCAAAATTTGAAGGAATTTTCACAAAACATTCACATACTCATCCAAATGCTTTAACATATGATGAGCTAAAGGAGATGCTAAAAGCAAATAGAGAGCCCAAAGATTTCAAAGGAAG GATTGGTGGCTTGGTTGAATGGAAAGTCCTTTACAAACTTGCCAAAGACAAGAATGGCTTACTACAGAAGGAAACAATCCGAAGTGTTTATGATGGAAGCTTGTTTGAAatgttgaaaaaggaaaattctGCACGCAAAAAGAATTAA